The window TCGAGCCCTCGCCCGCGGTCCTGCTCGTGCTCGGGGTGAACGGCTCCGGGAAGACGACCTCCATCGGAAAACTGGCCTGCCGGTTGCGGGCCGAGGGGAAGTCCGTCCTCCTGGCCGCCGCCGACACCTTCCGGGCCGCCGCCATCGACCAGCTGGTGGTGTGGGGTCGGCGGGCCGGCGCAGACGTGATCCGGCACGCACCGGGCGCCGACCCCGCCGCAGTCGTCTACGATGCCGCCCGGGCCGTCCGATCGCGCGGCATGGACGTGCTCATCGTCGACACCGCCGGGCGTCTGCACACGAAGGTGAACCTGATGGAGGAGCTCAAGAAGATCGCCCGCGTCCTCGGCCGGGAGTTGCCGGACGTCGCCGTGGAGCGGCTGCTCGTGCTCGACGCCTCGACGGGCCAGAACGCCATCCAGCAGGCCCGCCTCTTCCACCAGGCGGTAACCGTCACCGGGATCATCCTGGCCAAGCTGGACGGGACGGCGAAGGGCGGGGCGGTCCTCGCCATCGGCCGCGAACTCGGACTGCCGGTCAAGTTCGTCGGGACCGGCGAAGGCCCGGAAGACCTGCAGCCCTTCGATCCTCAGGCCTACCTCGACGCCCTGCTGCCCGGCGGCGCGCCGGCGATTTGACACCTCCTTCGCCGGCGGGCTATACTGGACGGGGTTTGTA is drawn from Armatimonadota bacterium and contains these coding sequences:
- the ftsY gene encoding signal recognition particle-docking protein FtsY; the protein is MNLFDRLRAGLARTRETFTARIEQALRQPPGPEVYQALEAALIEGDVGVPTTTYILDRLRARREARDPATIRRALREIMQELLGPPSGLRLEPSPAVLLVLGVNGSGKTTSIGKLACRLRAEGKSVLLAAADTFRAAAIDQLVVWGRRAGADVIRHAPGADPAAVVYDAARAVRSRGMDVLIVDTAGRLHTKVNLMEELKKIARVLGRELPDVAVERLLVLDASTGQNAIQQARLFHQAVTVTGIILAKLDGTAKGGAVLAIGRELGLPVKFVGTGEGPEDLQPFDPQAYLDALLPGGAPAI